One Alnus glutinosa chromosome 13, dhAlnGlut1.1, whole genome shotgun sequence genomic window, TACTATCAGTCCTAATTAGCTTGTCTTTTATTACGTGGGTTGAACTCTGGAGTACTGTCCCGAGTATCTCTCCCTCTGTCTCTGCGTATCCTCCATCAATCCTGGTAAGCCAACACAATCTCATCTCTCCTCGTCTTTTTATTTGTACTTTCTTGAAGTTCACAACGTGAGAGATGACTATGTTCTGTATCTGGAAGTTTGATGAATACCCTTTGTTTTGTCAAAGGTAGGAGCCTCAGTTTCTTGCCAGCTCGGGCTATAATTTGCCTGCTCACCGGCTATGCACACGACATgccttattttatttctctagTAATATAAGGAAGGAGCCAACATTTGCACTGTTACATGTCTTCTGCTAGAACATCaatttcttgaatttattaaatGTTGAAATgggaatgctttttttttttggatgaattaatacttttataaaccaaacactTCAAAGTACAATCACTCCAGTAAAAAACTGGATACACCCCATACAAACTGGGAACAACACAAACCAACCAATCGAGAACTTCCAACCCAAACCAGAAACAGTTCATCACAACTCAAAGCTACAACGTAACCTCTCTCTCTGCAATAGGAGACAACCAAGGCAAAAGAGCAGAACCTACAACTTCCACTGCTTTGAGAGCCTAACAGAAAGAGAAGAACTCTTGACCCTTCTGTTGTACATTACTCGAGTCCTAACCTCCCATTTGATACGGGCAACAAGGGCTTCTTCCGACAGAGTACCCCTGATTTCCCCACTCTATACAGATTCCATTCCTGAATAAGCCTCTGATTGAAAACCGTATCTTTGAAGCTGCTACTAGCCAAAATCTTTGTCTTCACCTCCCACCTGATTTGAGCTATAATTTGTTCCTCAGAACGGGGAACATTCCCATGCAGTAAATCATTACGTTGCCTCCATATATGATATACAGAAGCACCCAAACAAAGTCTGCAAAGGGTAGTCCAAAGACTTTTCCCTTTAAGAGCAGATGAACTCCACTGTGCAATGTCCTCCCAAGCCTGCTTGGGATAACGAATAAAACAGGCAGCAATCACCCTTTTCCACACCCTACCACTGAAGCTACAAGAGAAAAACAGGTGGTCTCTACTCTCCAAGCAGCCATAACAGAAACGGCAGAGAAGATTGCCTCCATACCCCCAAAGACTTATCATTTCCTTGGTGGGAAGAGCATCCCGGAAGACAAGCCAAAGAATGAATGAGTGTTTAGGAATAGCATGAGAAACCAGATTGTGTTACACCAAGAAACAGTAGGGAACTTGTCTCTAAGTACCTCCCAAGTCTCAGAACAGGAATAAATTCCCTGTTTAGACCTCCAAACAGGCATGTCACTGCCTCCAATACTCACCTCCGGAAGTCTACTTTGGATGGCAACAATATTGTCAGATCGTGCACCCGTCCAAAACCAATCACTATTACGAATGATAGAAGACACTTTAGCCTCTAGATTACTACCAGCATCATAAACAGTTCGGAATCCATAAGCATCCAGTAAGCAGCCATCCAGATGCCAATTGTCAAGCCATAGAAACACTTTGGTACCATCACCAATCCGAAAGTGCAGAAATTGCTTAGCTAAATCTCTGAGCTTAAGGATTTTTCTCCAGCTCCAAGAAATGGGAATGCTTTATAACCTTGATGGATTTCTTTCCCCCAAAGTATATTTTCGTTTGATGAAACTCATGTTTGATGTTTTATGGCAAATCAGTCAACAATGAGCTCCTTGAGTGCAAATGATGACTGCCTTGGATGGGCTGCAAGAGATGTATCTGGAGTTTTATCACCTTACAACTTCAGCCGTAGGTATGTTTACTTAATCTCTTTTTGGGGAAAAGAAGATTATAGAGCTTGTCTTTTCAAGgaaagaaagcaagaaaaagCCTTTATGTTTATGCATTATTCATTAAGCGTGAATTTGGGTGTCCCTGAATTTGATTAAATTGTATCAACATACGAATCCATCATCTTGACTGGGGCCATGAAAAATGAAGCCGTCACTGTAATCGATGGGATAAGTAATTCTGTTTCATAAAATGCCTTACTTCAAATTTCTTGTCATGATGGTCATGATTCTTGAATCCCCAATTCAAAATTtctgatttatttattgaaagtATAGAAATGTGATTGGAGCCATTAATTAAATTTCAAGGGGGCAACCAAATGAGCCCCAAGTGTGAGTTCTCATTTCAACTCTTTTCAATGTGTCTATGCACTAGTATCAAAATTTcaacaccctttttttttttggccttttcttGGATACCAAATGGgttatttcatttttgaagaaaaagaatagaattTCTACTATGAAGTTTGTTTGAGCATGCCTTGCAGGTCCTATACTCTTGTTTATGCTTTTGTTTTGCTTAAAAATTTCTTACTAAGGAAGTTGTTTAGCCTATGTTTGGTTCTATACTGTCTTCTAACACATCTATTGATGGTCACGTTCATTTATCGATACAAATAATGAAGTAGCTAGAACATATAATACTTATGGAGTTGTATATGATAGATTATAAGCAGGCACTAGATGTGATGATTTCTTTCTTGAAGTacaaccataaaaaaaataaaggaaatgacCAATTGCGCTTGAAAGAACATAGATAATGTTCTACTTATatgtcattttattttgttcatgTGTATTTTATTCTCTTGGATGTTCATAATGGGAATAATGGGAACAATTTACTCactgaaattatataaatttttgccAGAAGTGAATTCCAGATATTGATTTCCCATATAATTAGTTGACAATAATGGTCCTGTACATGATTGGTATATGATTTTTAGAACtgtgattaaaaaataattgaaacttGGATCACGAATatgttttttattgattttgtgCTGTTTTTATAGGATATTCTGATTAACTTGAGAAACTTTATTCAGGGGTCTTGAAAGTGAtgatgtttcaataaaaatcacACACTGTGGAGTTTGTTATGCTGATGTAGGTTGGACGAGGAATAAACGTGGGGATTCAAAGTATCCTTTAGTGCCTGGGTAAGTGGACTAAATTGTATTCTATGAGTAGTCTTAGATGTCCTTGAACTAATATATCTGTAATTGCAAACCAGACATGAGATTGCTGGAATTGTGAAAGAGGTTGGTTCCAATGTTCACCGCTTCAAAGTTGGCGACCATGTTGGAGTAGGAACCTATGTAAACTCATGCAGGGATTGTGAGTATTGCAATGATGGACAAGAAGTTGTTTGTGCCAAAGGATGCGTTTTCACTTTTAATGGTGTGGATGCGGATGGTAGTATTACCAAAGGAGGATATTCCAGTTACATTGTTGTCCATGAAAGGCAAGTATTCTCTGATGCTAAACTATGTtctcttcctttattttatttaaatatagatTGCAATTGCAGAAGGAAACGCGCCCCCACTCCCTGTACACTGCTGAATGTTTGAAGCTATTTCTCACATTTGCTTAGTTTTTCCATTTGATTCTTTGAACCTTACAATCTCATGCACTTGCAAAATAAGAAGTGTCTAAGTTCATACTAATTGGAGATGATGTGACTCTGTGGAAGTTATTTGCCAACTCATTTGATCATTTATTCCACGGAGGTGCTGCATGAAGGTGATTGATTTTGGTGGTGTAATGCTTGGGGCTTCCCAGGGGGCCTAAGCCTTTGGCACTATCGCCAATGACTGAACATGTGCTATATATATGTGGCTGAGTTTATAAAACATTTCCATTATCatagagctctctctctctctctctctctcaacttatGATAGATTTGACATATCATATTCTTATGCATTGTTTCTACTCTTGCTTTGTCATTTACTTGGTATTAGAGCTTTTGATGAATGAAATCAAGGACGGCTGCTCAACATCAATATATAGATCTTGCTGATGGTTGGGTTTTTAGAACCTGCATCTATATTCTGCATGCTATTGGGAAAAGGATACAATTGTCCTTGTTAAGGATTTAGAGCAGTCAATGCAACAAGCAACCATACTTTATAGTTTATACCACTACTTAGAGCTTTTTGATTTTATAATATGACGACATAATTTTGACCTATTGACTTGAAACTCAGGAAATTGGGCAAGTTATTACCAGAGATTGAGAATGTCAGTTTTGATCTTGAATATACAGGTATTGCTTTAGGATACCTGACAACTATCCGTTGGCTTCAGCAGCCCCTTTGCTTTGTGCTGGAATTACAGTGTATGCTCCCATGGTGCGTCACAAGATGAACCAACCTGGTAAATCTCTAGGAGTGATTGGTCTTGGAGGTCTTGGTCACATGGCAGTGAAGTTTGGGAAGGCTTTTGGGTTGAATGTGACTGTGCTCAGCACTAGCTTATCCAAGAAAGAAGAAGCCTTGAGTTTGCTTGGTGCAGACAGATTTGTGGTTTCATCTGACCAAGAGCAGATGAAGGTAGACTTATGTGTGCTTGTTATAAAGTATCCGTTTCTCTGTTCACACAAGCAATGTTGAAATCGATGACCTATCCTAATTGTTGTTGAATTGATGGTTGTCATGTTGTTTGCAGGCCCTGGATAAATCTTTCGACTTTCTAATTGACACAGCATCTGGTGATCACCCATTTGATCTCTATATGTCGCTGTTGAAGATTTCTGGTGTTCTAGTCCTGGTGGGGTTCCCAAGTGAAGTCAAATTCAGCCCTGCAAGCCTAAATATGGGTACTTACGACAGTTTCTTAGATTTGAAGAGCttcatgaaatttactcttttagTTAGAACGTGTTACCTTTGTAAGTTAAACATATAAAGTGTACTGAACTGCATGCGTTGAACTTTTGGCAGGTTTGAGAACCATTTCCGGTAGCCTAACAGGTGGTACAAAAGTGACACAAGAAATGATAGACTTCTGTGCTGCTCAGAATATTTACCCAAACATAGAAGTAATTCCAATTCAGTATGCAAATGAAGCTCTCGAGAGGCTAATAAAGAAGGATGTGAAGTACCGGTTTGTGATTGATATTGAGAACTCCCTGAAATGAAACTGCTGGAGAAACAAGGAATTCCTCTTCTCAATACGTATATTCTTAATTTTATGCATAATATTAAGGTATTGGATCAGATATTGAAACTCAAAAGCATTTGTAAGTAGGTAACTTGCCTGAAATAAGTGGATGGGTTGTAGAGTGGTGTTTTAAGAAATggtttaataaaaatagaagtATGGACTTCTAAATATAGTTCTTTTCTATTGTTGTCATGTGCTTGGCAAATGTTATTTTGCACTGGACTTCTAAATGTAGTTTTGTAATTTAAGGTAAATTTGCGACATATAACGTATAGTTGACATATGATATGTCAAACGTGAGTAACATGTCATTAATTTAGTGGTTTGACGTGACATTCTGTCACTTAATTAGACAATAAGTTAATGAAAAGATCGATCTAATTAAAATAGGGGTAAAACCGAATGACTTAATTTTTCGAAATTGAAATCCCGGTAACTAAATAATTGAAATTACAAGAAAACATTAGGACTGACTTCGACATTGGGGAAACTATTTATGCTATAAGCTGCTATTCAAAagcaatttgaaataaaaattcatgTTACCATCAAAGCTGTGAAAAGCCAAACAGTAActgttttcattttaaaagataaagaaaacaCCATTAAAGAAGCCGCAAAAAGCTTCATCAAAAGAGGTATAAGAACTTTAGAACTAAGGCTCCATTTAGTGGGGCTTTTCTAGCTTGGGGTGATTTTGCTAAACCTGCATCTTGTTTGGTGAAGTAAATGTTGCTCAGCTTTTCATCACCAAATTTGTGAAGCAGTTTGTGCCTTTTAGACGGCTTTTTGGAAGTAGTCCAAAGATGGGTTAAGATTCCTAACAATGCTTAGGATATTCTACGGAGTTAGTTTCTTTAAATCTCAACCATTGTCTTGAAATCAAATGGTTGAAATTATGCCATATAATTTATCACTTCATTAATTACCATAGCAAGTGATAAGTATGGTAAATAATGAGATGATGAATATTGCTGTTATGGAAAAATCTcaaccatttaatttgaaaataatgatttgagatttaaagaaattaatctaCTTTGTAGAATACCctaaaatttcatgaaaattcaTATCGTCAAAAGATTGCTTCTAAAAGCAATTGAGCTTTTTTAAAGTTGAAACTCTATTTAAAATGAtgtaaatttcctacaaattgggTCGTATGAATTCTTCCATCTCAGTCTCTAAAAGTGGCATGTGTCCTTTGAATATGTGAAAaatactcttttatttttttatttttttttattactatataaaaaaaaaaaaaaaaaaaaaaaaaaaaaaaaaaaaaaacttgtgttTCTCGCATGCTAAAGAACAAATAACACTTTTAGACactaaatttaaagaattttccTACAACTCAATTTATAGGAAGTTTTTGTATGCATGGTAGATTTGGTCACAGGTTTCCTCAAAACAGAAATATGGACGTGGGAAAGTCCATTGTTGTTATGATTTTCGTTAGGTAAAGTCCTTGGTACCAGATCTTGTGTTCTTTGACTTAGCGTAGCAAGGAATATCAATTTGGGTTCCAGAGCAACCAACAAAGGTTCTTTGTGCAGGAGGGGATACAAAGGTTCTTTGTGTTTGTCtgaaatttgtgttttttgaaGTTTTGTTTTCTGCGTTAATCTCCTGCATcatgtttttaatatttctcaTAGATGCCTAGATGGGAAGATCGATTTGCTTTTTGTTTCTCATAGTTgggttgtttatttattattttttattatgacaCTAACCGATCACGGGGGAttgctaatattttttttgggataattgcaccgttggtccttatggtatgccataattatttttcactctttatggtttaaaaagttcatggaaagtccatgtggtatgcaataattacgttttactccctgagtcgattttccgtccaccattttgacggactCTGTTAACcttacacgtcagcgccacgtgtcgccaataagatggccacacgtgtcattcttaataaaaaataaataaataaacttattttttaaaaaacaaaaacaaaaacaaaaaccaaaaaaaaaagaaaaaaagaaaaaagggcaggCCAGCCACCCCTAATgagctgggggtggccttcgggccacccctagtagatctaggggtggctagcctgcccttttttcttttttgtttttgtttttgttttttaaaaaataagtttatttatttatttttaaataaatttatatttttttattaagatggacacgtgtcgccatcttattggagacacgtggcgctgacgtgttgggctaacagattccgtcaaaatgatGGACTGAAAATCGACCCAAGGaataaaacgtaattattgcatatcacagggacctcccatgactttttaaaccatagggagtgaaaaataattatggcataccacagggaccaacggtgcaattatttttttttttttttttatttttttattcggCATTACTAATATGTTAAACGAGAGTCATGAGACATATGTGACAAATGGTTATTTTTTATGATAAAGTGACCATGGAACATATTTTAAACAATATTAATAGTTAAGATATAAGAGGATTAATTCAACCACGTCGAAAAAAGTTGATTTATGGAGAAGTTGTGTACGTGTTGAGATATGAAAatttgtacacactttgtaTACACACTCACATTAGGTGTGAGATTCATGCATACGAGATAGATCTTAAATGCATGGATCCCACACTAAATGtgagtatgaaaaaaaaaaagagtatggataatcatttttttatatcacattagtACGTACATCAACTCTAGACCAAGACATATAGAGTGTGAAATCTATGCACATGAATCTCACATACATGAATTCTACATCTAAGACTTAATATAAACCAAAATgatgtaaaaataatatatctttAGAGTTTAATTCACATTTTGTGAGCGAAACGACGTACGTTGGGTGAGAGACACAAACCGTCGCATTTAGGGAACGTCCGAAGTCTACGAGTGGTGAGATCACACTGTTGCCACATATTGGCCCAGCAATTGGCAGTTGGTTCTCAATTttcgttttaaaaaattctcaaaaggATGACCGAGGTCCGAGACTCCGAGGACGTCATTGCATGCGTACGTGGTCTGGATGTTCATCTGATACTATAAATAGTAGACAAAGGAGTAATTCatcctttattttcattttcatactACATATCTCTCTCCCTCACAGTCAAACGTACATGTTCTCAGGTGAGCCACTTTTCCTTGTAGAGGCAATCTTGTGTATGTCCTACAGTGTTCATGATGTTCATCATGTCATGatatctatatatttattttattttactttgaaGTTAATGGTGGCTACGAATACGATCGATGTTGATGGATTACTTTCTGTTTGACCCTATATATTACTCTTAAGAAAACTGATATTTTTTACTGCCTTACATATATATGATGGACAGTACTAGTCAACAATGAGCTCTGCAACTGCAAATGAAAATTGCCTTGGATGGGCTGCAAGAGATGCATCTGGGGTTCTCTCACCTTTCAAATTCAGCCGTAGGTTTGTTAACTTAATTTTCTCCTAGAGGAAGGAAGCTTAATTACAGAAACAAAGAGAAAGCCTGCAATTTGATATAGATAGCGTCATTCTTTGCTTGATGATACATATGGTGCATAATAAAGATTGATTAACAAGTACTTAGGAAAAAATCATTCAGGGCTGTCGGAAAAGACGACGTTTCTATAAAAATCACGCACTGTGGAATCTGTTAGGCCGATGACCAGGAATAAATTTGGAGACTCCAAGTATCCTGTAGTGCCTGGGTATGCATGTGCAC contains:
- the LOC133853975 gene encoding probable cinnamyl alcohol dehydrogenase 1 isoform X2, with translation MSSLSANDDCLGWAARDVSGVLSPYNFSRRGLESDDVSIKITHCGVCYADVGWTRNKRGDSKYPLVPGHEIAGIVKEVGSNVHRFKVGDHVGVGTYVNSCRDCEYCNDGQEVVCAKGCVFTFNGVDADGSITKGGYSSYIVVHERYCFRIPDNYPLASAAPLLCAGITVYAPMVRHKMNQPGKSLGVIGLGGLGHMAVKFGKAFGLNVTVLSTSLSKKEEALSLLGADRFVVSSDQEQMKALDKSFDFLIDTASGDHPFDLYMSLLKISGVLVLVGFPSEVKFSPASLNMGLRTISGSLTGGTKVTQEMIDFCAAQNIYPNIEVIPIQYANEALERLIKKDVKYRFVIDIENSLK
- the LOC133853975 gene encoding probable cinnamyl alcohol dehydrogenase 1 isoform X3, producing MMTALDGLQEMYLEFYHLTTSAVGWTRNKRGDSKYPLVPGHEIAGIVKEVGSNVHRFKVGDHVGVGTYVNSCRDCEYCNDGQEVVCAKGCVFTFNGVDADGSITKGGYSSYIVVHERYCFRIPDNYPLASAAPLLCAGITVYAPMVRHKMNQPGKSLGVIGLGGLGHMAVKFGKAFGLNVTVLSTSLSKKEEALSLLGADRFVVSSDQEQMKALDKSFDFLIDTASGDHPFDLYMSLLKISGVLVLVGFPSEVKFSPASLNMGLRTISGSLTGGTKVTQEMIDFCAAQNIYPNIEVIPIQYANEALERLIKKDVKYRFVIDIENSLK
- the LOC133853975 gene encoding probable cinnamyl alcohol dehydrogenase 1 isoform X1, with product MPYFISLSTMSSLSANDDCLGWAARDVSGVLSPYNFSRRGLESDDVSIKITHCGVCYADVGWTRNKRGDSKYPLVPGHEIAGIVKEVGSNVHRFKVGDHVGVGTYVNSCRDCEYCNDGQEVVCAKGCVFTFNGVDADGSITKGGYSSYIVVHERYCFRIPDNYPLASAAPLLCAGITVYAPMVRHKMNQPGKSLGVIGLGGLGHMAVKFGKAFGLNVTVLSTSLSKKEEALSLLGADRFVVSSDQEQMKALDKSFDFLIDTASGDHPFDLYMSLLKISGVLVLVGFPSEVKFSPASLNMGLRTISGSLTGGTKVTQEMIDFCAAQNIYPNIEVIPIQYANEALERLIKKDVKYRFVIDIENSLK